One window from the genome of Pseudoalteromonas sp. '520P1 No. 423' encodes:
- the purD gene encoding phosphoribosylamine--glycine ligase: protein MNILVIGSGGREHALAFKAAQSTEVKNVFVAPGNAGTALEPKLKNVAIGVEDIEALINFVKENKVELTIVGPEAPLVIGVVDRFREEGLAIFGPTQAAAQLEGSKSFTKDFLARHDIPTGYYQTFTEIDPAIAYVKENGAPIVIKADGLAAGKGVIVAMTEVEAQDAIKDMLAGNAFGEAGSRVVIEEFLEGEEASFIVMVDGKNVLPFATSQDHKRAYNEDKGPNTGGMGAYSPAPVVTDEIHQRIMNEVIIPTVQGMHDEGHPYTGFLYAGLMIDADGTPKVIEFNCRFGDPETQPIMLRLKSDLVELLLAAERVELDQAEIQFDTRAAVGVVLAAAGYPASYPKGDEISGLKVEYPAGTKVFHAGTKELDGKVVTSGGRVLCATALGNTVTEAQQSAYELVKEIDWKGVEYRTDIAYRAIEREQS, encoded by the coding sequence ATGAACATACTTGTTATTGGTAGTGGTGGTCGTGAACATGCATTAGCATTTAAAGCCGCTCAATCAACTGAAGTAAAAAACGTTTTTGTCGCACCAGGTAATGCAGGAACTGCATTAGAACCAAAACTTAAAAATGTTGCGATTGGTGTTGAAGATATTGAAGCGCTAATCAATTTTGTTAAAGAAAACAAAGTTGAGCTTACAATTGTTGGCCCTGAAGCGCCTCTAGTTATTGGTGTTGTAGATAGATTCCGCGAAGAAGGACTTGCTATCTTTGGGCCTACTCAAGCAGCTGCACAGCTGGAAGGTTCGAAGTCATTTACAAAAGATTTCTTAGCACGTCATGATATTCCAACTGGTTATTACCAAACATTTACAGAAATCGATCCTGCTATCGCTTATGTAAAAGAAAATGGTGCTCCGATTGTAATTAAAGCTGATGGCTTAGCAGCTGGTAAAGGCGTTATTGTTGCAATGACAGAAGTTGAAGCACAAGATGCAATCAAAGATATGCTTGCAGGTAATGCATTTGGTGAAGCTGGCAGCAGAGTTGTAATTGAAGAATTTCTTGAAGGTGAAGAGGCTTCTTTCATTGTAATGGTTGATGGTAAAAATGTACTACCATTTGCTACAAGCCAAGATCACAAACGTGCGTACAATGAAGACAAAGGTCCTAATACAGGTGGTATGGGTGCATACTCTCCAGCACCAGTTGTAACTGATGAAATTCATCAACGCATCATGAATGAAGTTATCATTCCAACAGTGCAAGGCATGCACGATGAAGGTCACCCCTACACTGGTTTCCTATATGCTGGTTTAATGATTGATGCTGATGGCACACCTAAAGTTATCGAATTTAATTGTCGTTTTGGCGACCCTGAAACACAACCTATCATGTTACGTTTAAAATCTGATTTAGTTGAATTGTTACTAGCAGCTGAGCGTGTGGAGCTAGATCAAGCAGAAATTCAGTTTGATACGCGAGCTGCAGTAGGCGTTGTATTAGCAGCAGCAGGTTACCCAGCCTCTTACCCTAAAGGCGATGAAATTTCAGGCCTTAAAGTAGAATACCCAGCTGGCACTAAAGTTTTTCATGCTGGTACTAAGGAGTTAGATGGTAAAGTTGTAACTTCAGGTGGTCGTGTTTTATGTGCAACTGCACTTGGTAACACAGTAACTGAAGCACAGCAAAGCGCCTATGAACTAGTGAAAGAAATTGATTGGAAAGGTGTTGAGTATCGTACAGACATCGCTTATCGTGCAATTGAACGCGAACAAAGCTAA
- a CDS encoding EAL domain-containing protein has translation MLILFLVSAISDPTQRAIDKTYSIHSNTAFLLDPTDKLTTQELLLKPNLFSQGALTDIPWSFIQQTYWIKIKLNNKANTPHSLVAHFDNPMLDVLHVMQIGQDLNILNEKLMGDLNLDLSLNDKNTLSFEFNIAAKGEAELLIKIKTTGIAKTPIRIYEYHDFLILTNDIYLIWGIFIGIMIMIALYNLVLFFGIKDSIYLIYISYIISVLMLMGVVLGFGHLIWPQSIQTVFQQQVVSLNYLIAVFTLLFAIFFLRYHKEKDKLYNLAMYYTLFMTVMGIASLWIPEYIAAQIFFVVLFLFYILSFVLIYKKLTINFHWAKFYIISWLPLIIGAAIQPMMLTGVIEYSFLARHAFLIGVLFEVTLMAMALAERMSHQKELAFYNATHDHELNLPNFNFLETTIQKLIDNDRRFSVCLIELSRFNTIAPYISNKESQTLISYVANDIDFHINTDSHFLYFERKNNLEIKIAKAKDGVLAILASRFINEQELIKQLTQLQNSLSKDINLSGFFINLQTKIGIYSANESCETAAIILKKSFQALDKSKREGLNMSFYQTSDTYNIAQRLTLATELQQAIQNNELQLFHQPQINLADTSIHGSEVLLRWQHPVHGFIPPDMFIRIAEDTGIINELTMWVLNTACQQLSLLIDLNYTEHNLSINISGRDVANHDFLTKVKDILAQYKIPNNLLNFELTESVMVSDFNHLSKLMKNLSQMGIQVSVDDYGTGYSSLAYISQLPFNELKIDKSFILDLAESKRNLTIVKTTIDMAKSLELKVVAEGIESAEIEKNLLNCHCDIGQGYYYSKPLEFGQFQQWLADYKSN, from the coding sequence ATGTTAATATTATTTTTAGTATCTGCCATTTCTGACCCAACACAAAGAGCCATAGATAAAACATATTCAATTCATAGTAATACCGCTTTTTTATTAGACCCCACAGATAAATTGACGACACAGGAATTATTGCTAAAGCCAAACTTATTTAGTCAAGGTGCTTTAACTGATATACCTTGGAGTTTTATTCAACAAACTTACTGGATAAAGATAAAACTCAACAATAAAGCCAATACCCCTCATTCATTGGTCGCCCATTTTGATAACCCTATGTTAGATGTATTGCACGTTATGCAAATTGGTCAGGACCTAAATATTTTAAATGAAAAGTTAATGGGAGACTTAAATTTAGATTTAAGCTTAAATGATAAAAACACCCTATCATTTGAATTTAATATTGCAGCAAAAGGTGAGGCCGAATTACTTATAAAAATAAAAACAACAGGCATTGCAAAAACCCCTATTCGAATTTATGAGTACCACGATTTTTTAATCTTAACCAATGATATCTACCTTATATGGGGCATATTTATTGGTATTATGATAATGATAGCTTTATATAACTTAGTGCTTTTTTTTGGTATAAAAGACAGTATTTATTTAATATATATCAGCTATATAATATCTGTTTTAATGTTAATGGGTGTTGTACTAGGTTTTGGACATCTTATTTGGCCGCAATCAATTCAAACTGTGTTTCAGCAACAGGTTGTCTCTCTTAATTACCTAATTGCTGTTTTCACCCTGCTCTTTGCTATCTTCTTTCTTCGATATCACAAAGAAAAAGACAAACTTTATAACCTTGCTATGTATTACACTTTGTTTATGACTGTGATGGGAATAGCATCGTTATGGATCCCCGAATACATAGCTGCACAAATATTTTTTGTTGTGTTATTTCTATTTTATATTTTAAGTTTTGTTTTAATTTATAAAAAACTCACAATTAACTTTCATTGGGCAAAGTTCTATATCATTTCTTGGCTACCTTTAATAATAGGTGCGGCAATACAACCTATGATGTTAACAGGCGTGATTGAGTATTCATTTTTAGCCCGCCATGCTTTTTTAATCGGTGTATTATTTGAAGTAACTTTAATGGCAATGGCATTAGCCGAACGAATGAGCCATCAAAAAGAATTAGCATTTTACAACGCGACTCATGATCATGAGCTAAATTTACCTAACTTTAATTTCTTAGAAACAACCATACAAAAACTAATAGATAACGATCGTCGATTTTCTGTATGTTTAATTGAGCTATCTCGCTTTAATACCATAGCACCCTATATTAGCAATAAAGAAAGCCAAACACTGATCTCTTATGTCGCTAATGATATCGATTTTCACATAAATACTGACAGTCATTTTTTATATTTTGAGCGTAAAAACAATTTAGAAATTAAAATTGCAAAAGCAAAAGATGGGGTACTTGCCATACTCGCATCACGATTTATTAATGAACAAGAGCTCATCAAACAGCTCACTCAACTGCAAAACTCACTCTCAAAAGATATAAATCTCAGTGGTTTTTTTATAAATTTACAAACTAAAATTGGTATTTATTCGGCAAATGAAAGCTGTGAAACGGCAGCTATTATTCTGAAAAAATCCTTTCAGGCATTAGATAAAAGCAAACGAGAAGGACTTAATATGAGCTTTTATCAAACAAGTGATACTTACAATATTGCGCAAAGGCTCACCCTTGCAACTGAACTTCAACAAGCAATTCAAAATAATGAGTTACAGCTTTTTCATCAACCACAAATTAATTTAGCTGACACTTCAATACATGGCTCCGAGGTGCTATTACGCTGGCAGCATCCTGTTCATGGCTTTATTCCACCTGATATGTTTATCCGCATAGCAGAAGATACTGGCATCATAAACGAATTAACTATGTGGGTACTCAATACTGCCTGCCAACAGTTAAGCCTTTTAATTGACTTAAATTACACTGAACATAATTTATCAATCAATATTAGCGGCAGAGATGTTGCCAACCATGACTTTTTAACAAAAGTAAAAGATATTTTAGCTCAATATAAGATCCCTAATAATTTACTCAATTTTGAATTAACAGAATCTGTGATGGTGAGTGATTTTAATCACTTGAGTAAATTAATGAAAAACCTATCTCAAATGGGTATTCAAGTATCGGTAGATGACTATGGAACGGGCTACTCATCTTTAGCTTATATTTCACAATTACCATTTAATGAATTAAAAATAGATAAAAGTTTTATTTTAGATCTTGCTGAATCAAAAAGAAATTTAACGATCGTTAAAACCACTATCGATATGGCTAAAAGCTTAGAGCTTAAAGTTGTGGCTGAAGGAATAGAGTCAGCAGAAATTGAAAAAAACCTACTGAATTGTCACTGTGATATTGGCCAAGGCTACTATTACTCTAAACCATTAGAGTTTGGACAATTTCAGCAATGGTTAGCTGACTATAAAAGTAATTAA
- a CDS encoding DUF2797 domain-containing protein has product MKGTLSKLKSSLVKPIEYQLPVGDQLIDLNPLIGKKLTLTHTGNIFCSNCEKKTKKSYSQGHCFVCMRKLASCDMCMMKPETCHHEQGTCREPQWGLEHCMIPHTVYLANTSGLKVGITRQVPTRWVDQGATQALPIFTVQTRQQSGLVEIALAEFISDKTNWRNMLKGNNEEIDLKVKAAELIPQIQAKLDELAQLYGATAITQLDEEVVELEFPVLEFPTKISSFNFDKNPEVSGVLKGIKGQYLIFDNGVINIRKFSSYEIEVSI; this is encoded by the coding sequence ATGAAAGGCACACTTTCGAAATTAAAATCGTCATTAGTCAAACCAATCGAATACCAACTACCTGTTGGCGATCAATTAATAGATTTAAATCCACTCATAGGTAAAAAACTCACCTTGACCCATACAGGAAATATATTCTGTAGTAATTGCGAGAAAAAAACAAAAAAGAGTTACTCGCAAGGACATTGCTTTGTATGTATGCGTAAGCTTGCTAGCTGCGATATGTGTATGATGAAGCCCGAGACATGTCATCACGAGCAAGGGACTTGTAGAGAGCCTCAATGGGGCTTAGAACACTGTATGATCCCACACACTGTATACTTAGCTAATACCTCAGGCCTTAAAGTTGGGATCACCCGTCAAGTACCTACCCGCTGGGTTGACCAAGGCGCAACACAAGCGCTGCCTATATTTACAGTACAAACACGCCAACAATCAGGTTTAGTTGAGATAGCTTTAGCAGAGTTTATCAGTGATAAAACAAATTGGCGTAATATGCTTAAAGGTAATAATGAAGAAATTGATTTAAAAGTAAAAGCAGCAGAGTTAATTCCTCAAATTCAAGCTAAACTTGACGAACTTGCGCAGTTGTATGGCGCGACAGCAATTACACAATTAGATGAAGAAGTCGTAGAGCTTGAATTTCCAGTATTAGAATTTCCAACAAAAATAAGCTCATTTAACTTTGATAAAAACCCAGAAGTAAGCGGAGTTTTAAAAGGTATTAAAGGTCAGTATTTAATTTTTGATAATGGTGTAATTAATATCAGAAAATTTAGCTCTTATGAAATAGAAGTAAGTATTTAA
- a CDS encoding YjaG family protein codes for MKKPNNFQRVRELNYMQKAVLAAALLERMLPNYALFSDATEFGDAKIFRNALNSIWEKLVFPKSKINLELLVDKIEPNVPEIEDFDMFGVYPAIDTGTALLSMLNGMMIEDELEFVNISKISQASVAKLIEYQLGSDNLSANNEAIREHPLMKYEIEVLSELIDYVESMGRISTDSIKGLKAKSIADGQTNIGIEI; via the coding sequence ATGAAAAAGCCTAATAACTTTCAGCGTGTTCGTGAATTAAATTATATGCAAAAAGCAGTATTAGCCGCTGCGTTATTAGAACGTATGTTACCAAATTATGCGCTATTTAGTGATGCTACAGAATTTGGTGATGCTAAAATTTTCAGAAATGCGCTCAATTCAATTTGGGAAAAATTAGTTTTTCCAAAAAGTAAAATTAACTTAGAGCTATTAGTTGATAAAATAGAGCCCAATGTACCAGAAATAGAAGACTTTGATATGTTTGGTGTTTATCCTGCAATCGATACTGGTACTGCTTTATTGAGTATGCTAAATGGCATGATGATTGAAGATGAACTTGAATTTGTAAATATTAGTAAAATATCACAAGCTTCAGTTGCTAAATTAATAGAATATCAATTAGGTTCTGATAATTTAAGTGCTAACAATGAAGCGATTAGAGAACATCCTTTGATGAAGTATGAAATTGAAGTTTTATCTGAATTAATTGATTATGTAGAAAGTATGGGTCGTATAAGCACAGATTCAATTAAAGGTTTAAAAGCAAAATCGATTGCGGATGGTCAAACTAATATTGGTATCGAAATCTAG
- a CDS encoding DUF2007 domain-containing protein, translating into MISAFDWVETYSAQNAIEANLLKGLLELNSIMVLLKGESLSGALGEIPIDQTEVKILVPQIKQRQAQKILLEYQSKQQDSEDWQCANCEEYNGCGFEVCWSCSISK; encoded by the coding sequence ATGATATCAGCATTTGATTGGGTGGAGACTTACTCTGCTCAAAATGCCATAGAAGCAAATCTTTTAAAAGGTTTGCTAGAACTCAATTCAATTATGGTATTGCTAAAGGGGGAGTCACTGTCTGGAGCGCTTGGTGAGATCCCAATAGATCAAACAGAAGTTAAAATATTAGTTCCTCAGATAAAACAGCGCCAAGCACAAAAAATATTGCTAGAATACCAATCTAAGCAACAAGATTCTGAAGACTGGCAATGCGCAAACTGTGAAGAGTATAATGGTTGCGGATTCGAAGTGTGTTGGTCTTGTTCGATATCGAAATAA
- a CDS encoding DUF3369 domain-containing protein: MTDFLFANDATETQSPIANNLDEWDILVIDDEDDIHQVTKLVLSGFNFEGKKLHFHHAYSAAEAKTKIKELQNVAVCLVDVVMETTHAGLDLIKYIREDAQNHDVRLVLRTGQPGEAPEESIIRDYDINDYKNKTELTAIKLKTLLYSALRAYRDIRTIEKHKHSLEKIIDASAHFLQCDTVNQFASTILDHVSDVMGLEDNEIYCAAAVNSQSKPASDFKLLAASGITDTNENTEVPEEIKELFVNAHNKKESLKNDNQFVGYFPTKDGLETMLYVSKSSKLQPSDHQLLEFFSNNISLAYDNLCLRETVRESQKELSYILGEAIEKRSKETGSHVKRVANYSYMLAIKYGLTPYQAEIIKFASPLHDIGKIAIPDMILNKPGKHDANEWDIMQSHAQQGFDILKNSNNEILQQGALLAYQHHEKWDGSGYPQGLKGENIDISGRITALADVFDALGSDRCYKKAWPLEKIIGLLKEERGKHFDPKLIDLFLDDLDAFLAIRDSFPD, encoded by the coding sequence GTGACAGATTTTTTATTCGCTAATGATGCAACAGAAACTCAATCTCCTATAGCTAATAACTTAGATGAATGGGACATTTTAGTTATTGATGATGAAGATGATATTCATCAGGTAACTAAACTTGTATTGTCTGGATTTAATTTTGAAGGTAAAAAACTTCATTTTCATCATGCTTATTCGGCAGCTGAGGCAAAAACAAAAATTAAGGAACTTCAAAATGTTGCGGTTTGCTTAGTTGACGTTGTAATGGAAACAACCCATGCAGGATTAGATTTAATAAAATATATCAGAGAAGATGCGCAAAATCATGACGTTAGATTAGTACTTAGAACAGGTCAGCCAGGTGAGGCACCTGAAGAGTCTATTATTCGTGATTATGATATAAATGACTACAAGAACAAAACAGAGTTAACCGCTATAAAGCTAAAAACCTTATTATACTCAGCACTGAGGGCATATAGAGATATCAGAACCATAGAAAAACACAAACATAGTCTGGAAAAAATTATAGATGCCTCTGCACATTTCCTACAATGCGATACAGTCAATCAGTTTGCCTCAACAATTTTAGATCACGTATCTGATGTTATGGGTTTAGAAGATAATGAAATATATTGTGCCGCAGCAGTTAACTCCCAATCAAAACCCGCTTCGGACTTTAAACTGTTAGCTGCATCAGGAATTACTGATACCAACGAAAACACTGAAGTACCTGAAGAAATAAAAGAGCTTTTTGTAAACGCGCATAATAAAAAAGAATCGTTAAAAAATGATAATCAATTTGTTGGTTACTTTCCCACTAAAGATGGCTTAGAAACCATGCTGTATGTAAGTAAATCATCAAAGCTACAGCCTTCAGATCATCAGTTATTAGAGTTTTTCTCCAACAATATTTCCCTTGCCTACGATAATTTATGTTTACGTGAAACTGTAAGAGAATCGCAAAAAGAGCTGTCATATATTTTAGGAGAAGCAATTGAAAAACGCAGTAAAGAAACAGGCAGCCATGTTAAGCGTGTTGCTAATTATAGCTATATGCTAGCCATTAAATATGGTTTAACCCCGTATCAAGCTGAAATAATTAAATTTGCTTCACCACTACATGATATTGGCAAAATTGCCATTCCTGATATGATTTTAAATAAACCAGGAAAGCATGATGCTAATGAATGGGACATCATGCAATCACATGCTCAGCAAGGTTTTGATATATTAAAAAATTCAAATAATGAAATTTTGCAGCAAGGCGCCCTACTTGCTTATCAACATCACGAGAAATGGGATGGCTCTGGATATCCACAAGGACTCAAAGGTGAAAATATTGATATTTCAGGTAGAATTACAGCACTCGCCGATGTATTTGATGCCTTAGGTAGTGATAGGTGTTATAAAAAAGCATGGCCACTTGAGAAAATAATTGGCTTATTAAAAGAAGAAAGAGGCAAACATTTTGATCCTAAATTGATAGATCTGTTTCTTGATGATCTTGATGCTTTTCTTGCCATTAGAGACAGTTTTCCTGATTAA
- a CDS encoding LysR family transcriptional regulator produces the protein MRLEQFEQFLALAKFRHFRQAAEHCNLSTSALTRSIQTLEQELDCKLVTRSTRSVSITKSGELFLQYCTDTLNQFSHFKQELDQFNHNSTTHIKIGITQNTASIAPFVCNNFMKKFPDVQIEIQQQNSQELSHKLASAELDITIDSSKHIPNNFPITEHLVYLPEQVILFINKNHPLSSDTCIDKGTLTPYPILGCLSKNLQVQKMLQKTAASLQKLPTMKVGTFEQIIGYLKDAEHVALAGIEHTNEIENNSELVIIKPEKQFQDLTLAISVASDKETHPDILNLLNYIDAETKI, from the coding sequence GTGAGACTGGAACAATTTGAACAGTTTTTGGCACTAGCTAAATTTCGTCATTTCAGACAAGCAGCTGAGCATTGTAATTTAAGCACTTCAGCATTAACCCGCAGCATTCAAACATTAGAGCAAGAGCTCGATTGTAAATTAGTTACAAGATCAACGCGTTCAGTGTCTATCACTAAATCAGGTGAACTTTTTTTACAATATTGTACAGATACTTTAAATCAATTTTCTCATTTCAAACAAGAATTAGACCAATTCAATCACAATAGTACAACACATATTAAAATTGGCATCACACAAAACACAGCATCTATTGCGCCATTTGTTTGTAACAATTTCATGAAAAAATTTCCTGACGTTCAAATTGAAATTCAACAACAAAATAGCCAAGAATTATCCCATAAACTCGCCTCTGCTGAGCTAGATATCACAATAGATAGCTCAAAACATATTCCCAACAATTTCCCCATCACAGAGCATTTAGTTTATTTACCTGAGCAAGTCATTTTATTTATTAATAAGAACCACCCTCTGAGCTCAGATACCTGTATAGATAAAGGCACTTTAACTCCTTACCCTATCCTTGGATGTTTATCTAAAAATCTGCAAGTTCAAAAAATGCTTCAAAAAACGGCTGCATCATTGCAAAAGCTCCCCACAATGAAAGTAGGCACATTTGAGCAAATAATTGGTTACTTAAAAGATGCTGAACATGTTGCACTGGCAGGTATAGAGCATACTAATGAAATTGAAAACAACTCGGAACTTGTGATCATAAAACCAGAAAAGCAATTTCAAGACCTAACTTTAGCTATTTCTGTTGCTAGCGATAAAGAAACACATCCTGACATATTAAATTTATTAAACTATATAGATGCAGAAACCAAAATTTAA
- a CDS encoding 2OG-Fe(II) oxygenase, translated as MDSNNKQFSQTIETVLDKIHSDGYGVIENAIPDDLIKQLHQDCIKHPEKFNPAGIGRQQDFKTDKKIRTDKTFWLDGCNPEQKNFLSLMEHIRTSLNRSFYLGLFDYESHFAKYEIGDFYKKHLDAFKGRSNRVFSTVCYLNTPSKGGELLIYSENSNDVIARVSPKAGTLVVFQSERFAHEVLAADDLRYSIAGWFRTNNSIAGTLDPSS; from the coding sequence GTGGATAGCAACAATAAACAATTCTCCCAAACTATTGAAACTGTACTCGATAAGATTCACAGTGATGGCTATGGCGTTATTGAAAATGCCATCCCTGATGATTTAATAAAACAGCTACATCAAGACTGTATAAAGCACCCCGAAAAGTTTAATCCAGCTGGTATTGGTCGACAACAAGACTTCAAAACAGATAAAAAAATAAGAACCGATAAAACTTTTTGGCTTGATGGCTGTAATCCTGAGCAAAAAAACTTCCTGAGCCTGATGGAGCACATAAGAACAAGCTTAAATCGTTCTTTTTATTTGGGCTTATTTGATTATGAAAGTCACTTTGCGAAGTATGAAATCGGTGATTTTTACAAAAAACATTTAGATGCTTTTAAAGGTCGTTCAAACAGAGTATTTTCGACTGTATGTTATTTAAATACACCATCAAAAGGTGGGGAATTGTTAATTTACTCGGAAAATTCAAACGATGTGATAGCAAGAGTGAGCCCCAAAGCTGGCACACTAGTAGTATTTCAAAGCGAACGTTTTGCACATGAAGTGCTCGCAGCCGATGATCTACGTTACTCTATCGCGGGTTGGTTTAGAACCAACAACTCGATAGCGGGTACCTTAGACCCATCGTCATAA